One Ranitomeya variabilis isolate aRanVar5 chromosome 4, aRanVar5.hap1, whole genome shotgun sequence genomic window, ATGACGAGAACATGAAGTTCACGTCGACTTATGGGGGTACTGAGTTGGAATTTTTAGATGTGAAAGTGGAAATCAAAGATGGCTCAATAATCACAAGTGTCCATAGAAAAAATACAGCTACTAACAGCGTCTTACATTTTAACAGTGCCCACCCGCGTCACACTAAATGTGGCATCCCTTTCAGCCAGATGGTGAGACTAAGAAAAATAAACAATTGTGAGGAGATCTACAAAAAACAAATTGATGAGCTGAAAATGCGCTTTAAAGCAAGAGGGTATCCGGAGCATTTGTTACATGCAGCTGAATCACGTGCGGCTGCCCTCTCCCAAGTAGATCTCTTAGAGAagggaaataaaaacaaaaacaaaaagaatgAAGGAGCACAGAAATATAATAAAAATCGTAGGTTTCCATTTATATTTAAACATACGCCCCTAGATAATCAAATACACGCAGCAATTCGTAAAAATTGGCACATTCTCCAAAAAGACACAGATTTTGCAACTACGACCCCTCTATTTTCATATAAACGATCGAAAAATATAGGGGATTTAATCGTAAAAAATCGCGTAGAAAAGCGTAATACAAACTGGATGGACACAGCTGCCTCACCCGGCAACCATAAGTGTGGAAATTGCAATATGTGTGCTCTTCATAAAACGGATAATCCGTTAAGAGTAGGAACATATTCCCACACAGTTAAAGATTTCATAACGTGTAAAAGTAAGTTCATTGTGTACGTTATTTTCTGCCCCTGCAATCGTTTTTACATAGGCAAAACGATAAGGCCTCTGATGGTGCGTTTTCGAGAGCACTACAATTCAATCCTCACAGGAAAAGGCAGGGTGCGTCTGGTCAAGCACATACAAGAATGTCATGCGGGCGATCCAAATGTTTTGAGATTCGCCGGGCTAGAAAAGGTTAATTTCCCCAAATACGGAGGGGATCACAATAGACTTCTTTTGCAGcgggaagccaggtggatcctgaGGACCAATGCACAGGGTCCTTGGGGTCTAAATGAAAAACTAGACATGTCGGTATTTATTTAAATGGGGTATTTTAATGTTCATCCGAATGGCTGCATGTCTGATCGGTGCAGTTCGAGTATGTTGTTGGTTTTAATTCACTTTTGTGTTAATTTATGTAAATTTCAAAGCTGTCTAAATCCCATAAAGGGAAATGACGTTGCAAGCAcacttcacatggacccgtagaagcgcgaaacggccgtcggccGTCTCGTTCCTGCACATCCCTGCTCCCCTCACAAGCCCAAGCCGTCTTTGTGCCACATCCTATCATGGATAATTGTGTTTGAATAAAGAACTGAAGAAATAAACGGGGTGAGTGCTgcaaactttttcttttttatgcaCATGACACTGGATTGTTGTATTCTTTGCATAGCACCGCCCCTGTCTTCCGAAGAGTTGCTATACCCCCTCAGCTTTAGAGGGTTTCTCTTGCGGGCACAACTTAAAAAACTACATGTCCATTCAGTGCCAGTGCTTTGTCTTCTCacgtttttcattttattatttgtaAATGGGCATTTGAGCATTTAGTTTTTTTGTCTCTTGAATCGCCACTAGGTGTTGATTGGATGAACAAAGTCATGTGGCGAATGTGTCAAGGAAATGCCCGTTCTGATGAGATCGACATGTTGTGGGAAATCAGCAAGCAGATCGAGGGCCACACTATCTGTGCTTTGGGAGATGGCGCTGCTTGGCCCGTGCAGGTAAGATGCTCTGTGACCTCACCCCTACATAACCATGTATGCCCCCAAATCTTACGTGAAGTAAATGTACCCCTGGACTTGCTCAGATGCCAAACTTATGGTAGGTTATAAAAAATACATTTGCCATTCTTGAAACATCTGGCCTGACGCTAGCGCTGTGCACGCCAGTCTTAACCTAGTTCACAAAGTGGCGCAACTTGCAACTGCATGTGCTAGCACCAGAAAGGTTACTCCACTCAAGACTAAGGCGCGCCACAATTTTTCATAAATTTGTGAGGTTTGTGTTGCCAGGCCCCGTCCTGTCCCATCTTCGTGTTGCACATATTTTAATTGTTTTGTGCCTAGAAAACCCTTTAGGAATAGCCTTGCTTCCATGTGTTctctggctgcaaaaaaaaaaaactgatgaaaaaaaaaacaaattgatgATTTGGGCTGCGCGGTTATTGGACTTTTAAAAATACATTTTGGTACATCTTTGGGATCTCCCATCTATCACAAGCCTCATGTAACTGACATCTTGCTTTGAAGTCTCTTTTTATGCCATTTTCGCTGAAGAAATGATTGTACGCCTGCTGAGCATTGTAGTTCTGTTAGTGTATTTTGTGGTAAACTAGGTATGAATGCTGCAATTTGGGTGCAAACTCCACTCAGGACATACACTACTGTTACTACAAAACAAAGGTGCTGGTGAGTGCAAAGAGCTGGGCAACCACGTGACAATGGAACAAATCTCTTATTTcaattaacatatatatatatatatttatatatttttttacatgtgtCAAAAAAGTATATTTATATTGTCATGTCACAGAACAATCTGCATCAAACAACATTGCGGGTTTTCCTTTGGATGTACACACTTGTTGCAGATTTTTTATTtctctgtttaaagggaatctgtcggcagaCTTTTGCTATGTATTCTGACAGCAGTGTAAGGTAcacacagagaccctgattccagcgaggcATCACTTAAGTtagcttcacactaagcgacgctgcagcgatacagacaacgatgccgatcgctgcagcgtcgctgtttggtcgctggagagctgtcacacagacactccagcgaccaacgatgccgaagtccccgggtaaccagggtaaacatcgggttgctaagcgcagggccgcgcttagtaacccgatgtttaccctggttaccagcgtaaaaatgtaaaataacaaacagtacatactcaccttcgcgtcccccggcgtccgcttcctgcactgtgtgagcgccggccctaacagcagagcggtgacgtcaccgctgtgctgtactttcactttatggccggcgctcagtcagtgcaggaagcggacagcgggggacgcgaaggtgagtatgtagtgtttgttattttacatttttatgctggtaaccagggtaaacatcgggttactaagcgcggccctgcgcttagtaacccaatatttaccctggttaccattgtaaaacatcgctggtatcgttgcttttgctgccaaacacaacgatacacgccgatctgacgaccaaataaagttctgaactttaaccaacgaccagcgacatcacagcaggatcctgatcgctgctgcgtgtcaaacacaacgatatcgctagccaggacgctgcaacgtcacggattgctagcgatatcgtttagtgtgaaggtacctttagtttactgggtgctgcaGTTATGATAGAATCATAGTTTTCTCTGTGGCACAAagttagctttctgtgtacactgtatagtgacagaaagcggccaatcagtgctgggtGCGTGGGTGGACTCAAGCACCCAGGcagctagtcctgcagtgataatctcctgttgataaaacactcattgtattgaaacagcaaaactcaatcaagtaagtgacacattgctgtaatcaggATCTCTGATCTTCCATCATGTTTCTCTCAGttgacatagcaaaaacctgctgacgttTTTAACTCATTGAAGAAAAAGTGCAATAAGCCCATGACTTTAACATTACTACATGGGAAGAGTCTCCAGTGTAGTGATGAGTTTTGCAGCTACGATACTCTCCTGCCGATTTTCAGTGAGAacataatgtaactggtgatcggTGGTGCTTTTGACCCAAGTACCAGTACATCACAGTACAAAAGTATTCAGGCCTCCAAATCGTGGAGAAGAAGAGACACTAGCCTATACTGTACAGCAGTGCTGATTCCCTTCATATACCCTGCACACCACTATAACAAGTCACTTATCTCTTGCAGGGCTTGATTCGCCACTTCAGGCCAGAGTTGGAGGAACGTATGAGACAGTATAATGTAGCGAAGAGACAGCAAGTCAGCAGCTGAGGGGGCACAAGACCCTCTGCCAAAAAATGGAATCTGTTTTATTTATAAGAGGAATGAGCATTATTACCCTCAGTATGTGTGCTAATAAACCGGAACTTTCTAAGCCCACTTCTGTTGTCCTGAAGTTTCTTTAAACGCCATAGAAAGTCCAATAATgtaaaacaaatttttattttatttttttgggtactTAGCAGCATTTAGTTTTTtcttttagaaagaaaaaaaagacagtCAACGAATTCGAGAGCCACTGAGGACGCTACGATATGAGCCTGGGAACAGCAGGGAAAGAGCAGAGTCTGTCATCATTGCTGTAAGCCCCCATACTTTGTGTCCTGGGAGCTGGAAGACTGGTAGCGTATAAGCATAGCGCCCACGCTGACGGAAACACGTGTAACCACGACTGGAGCTTGTACAGGCAAGTGATAGTGGAAGTGTGAGGAGCGATTCCACCTAAGAAACACAGAGAAAATCAGGAATTCTTGGGTTAAGAATCCAATGTTGGTGAAATTCTTCAGTGCAGAGTTAAGGCTGTATCTGTGCACCTAGCCTACTGTATAGGAGGCAGCTTTTCCTGATGTATACTGTATTCAACAATCAGAGGCCAAAAGAGTACTCTATCGGCCTCCGGCAGTATATCGTTTAACTGCATATGAAAGCACAGCAGACTGTGCGGTACTATGCAGACGGCCACTGTAAAGAAACTACTCGCCCTGTGGTTATAACAATCCTTTATTAATCAGACCGAAGAGACAGAAGGAAAAAAGAGATGGCCGATTCATGCTGTGAACTGCTTCACCCTGCCTTCCTCAAAGGAGAGCCTGATAAAGTGCTTGCCTGCCAGAAACAGCCGGCGCTTTTTCCTTCTGTCTCTTCGGTCCGGTAATTAACAAAGGATTGTTTTAGTCACTGTTTTTTTCTTACAATCTTTGCAATTTGGAATTCTCTTGAACCTGTTTAGCACAGTGTGTGGCTGTCATAGAGCGGTCTCAGAATTTAAATAGCTGGACATACACttgggtccagaaatatttggacagtgaccaaaCCTCTGTGATTTGGACTCTTCATGCCACTATTttgtatttaaaatgaaacaactgagatgaagtttagactttcaggtttaatcaaAGGGGATGAGCAAAAACATCCtgtgaaatgtttaggaattgcatttttgtaaattgtctccagagaggaagaggactagaactctagtgccacctattggaagtagcaatcaaggagaaacgatacttcttggaaccATTTTTGTACAAAGCTTCCTTATTTcgtgggctcaaaagtaattggacaaatgatcTTTTATTTATGGTAAATGATCATTATTCATAATTTGTAGAGAAACCTATgaaggcaatgactgcctgaagtctggaagccacggATGTCACCAAACGCTGATGCTTTgcaggcctttactgcagctgacttcagttgtttctTGTTTATGGATCTTTCTACCTCACGTTTtgtcttaaaagggaacctgtcaccccattttttcgatatgagataaaaatatggttcaatagggcctgagctcagctttacatcagtacctttcatatttcccgattccccacctttgctgccaaagtaCCTTTGTAATCTCTCCATTTTCTTATGTCAATCACcctggtccgatgggcggggcctaatcGCTGATTCTCCCCACCTCCGGCTTTGCTCTACGAATCTTCTTTCCTGCTGTTGCGTATTTTTCTGCGCCTGCACATTCCAGTGGCgtctcgcgcgtgcgcagtatgttttgcccaacggTGGGCAAAGCATTCAACTCATTATTGCGCATGTGCCGGCATTTTCCTTGAcgttctgtgccccggaagtctttcTATGCTTCCGGGGTACAGAGCATAGGGTCAAAAGCCGGCGCATGTGCAATAATGATTTCATGCTTTTCCCACAGTtgagcaaagcatactgcacaggcGCTAGAGGCTAATTCAATGCGCAACCTCAGAAACTGACCGGACTCTGTGGTGTTTACAGATCTAGTTACGTCTGACACGCCGAAGAGTGGGGGTAGAGACAGCGATTACTTCACtgctcctagggataataaacataagagccaccttcacagaatgagccttactgctgctgaaggtggctatttcactttaataggccctggcggggtgacaggttccctttaaactcctgggttgctttcgcagtatgctttgggtcattgtccatctgtactgtgaagcaccgtccaatcaaccttgctgcatttggttgaatctgggcAGAAAGTATCGCCCTGTACACATCAGAATTCctcggctgcttctgtcttcagtcacaccatcaataaatactagtgtcCCAGGGCCATTGGTAGCCAtacatgcccatgccatcacactgtctccaccatgttttacagaggatgtgatgtgctttggatcatgagccgttccATGCCTTCTCCATCTTCttaccatcattctggtacaggttgattttAGTTTCATTCTTTTGACAGATGATTTTCCAAGAACTGGGCTGGCttctggaggttttttttttttttttgcaaaatctaaTATGCCCCTTTTTTAAGGCTGAATAATGGTTTGCTACTCGCGGTAAGCCCTCTGTATgcgctctcatgaagtcttctctgtaTGGTACGCTTAGATACTGAAATACCCACTTCCTGGAgaatgttcttcacttgggtggatatTATGAAGGGGCTTATCTTTCTTCACAATGGAAAGGATACTGCaaacatccaccactgttgtcttccatggacaTCCAGGCAAATTTTTTTTCTACGCGGAATGTCCCAAACTGTTAATTTGGCTACTCCTAACATTTCTgatatctctctgatggatttttTTTCAGCCTAGCAATGGTCTGTTTCTTTAGTTGAGaggtcctttgaccgcatgttgtggATTCACATCAACAGCTTCCAAATGTCACACCTGGAAATAGCTCCAGACCTTTTAACAGCTTAATTGATGTTGAATTAAAGAGGGAATGGCCTCTTAAATAGCTTTTGAGataactgtccaattacttttggtccctttaaaacgtGGCAGCACATGTGAAAGAGCTGTAATTCTTAAACCCTTACTCCGATTAGTATGTGAATACcctcaagttaaagggaacctgtcacccccaaaatcgaacatgagctgcggccaccggcatcaggggcttatctacagcccctgataagataagccccttatgccggtggccacagctcatcttcgattttgggggtgacaggttccctttaggctgtgtgcggatttagtgcggatccgcagcgtttttttccacgcagaaacactgcagttccgcaaagtgatttacagtacaatgtaactcaattgaaaaaaaaaaatgctgcgctaatggtgcggaaaaatacccatgaaaactgctgcggatcaaaagaagtagcttgtcacttcttttgtgcggaactgcagcgtttctaaacccttccattatagaaaaacgcataaaatccgcacacaatctgcataaaaaacgtgtcaaatccacacctgcgttttctgccaggagatgtggattctgcatcccaatctgcaacgtgtgcacatagccttaaagctgCAGTTTATGTCACGTTCAGTATTTtagatcagtatctgtaagccaaaaccaggagtgtgtataaaaaatacagaagtggtgacgtgtttctattatacttttcctctgattgttcctctcctgattttggcttacacatactgatgtaaaatactgaccaaatactgaacatgtgaatgttgcctaaagcccatattgattatatcaCTGTATCTTGTTTTGGTAAacacctaaaatgcccaaacttgccactgtccaaatatttctggacctaactgtatatgcacaTGTAACTCATATACTCCTAAGCTTGCTTCATTTAGTAGTGCTGATCCATTTCTTGTATTTGCAAAGAAACTTGTACCATGTCGCGTACGTTTCTCTACAAATAGGCCCCTGTGGTGTAGGGATACTTTGTTATCCCCCTGACAATGAGCAGAGATGCAGTTTAGACCTAGCCTAAGCTACAGCCAGAGATGAGGCCATAGCCTCTTGCTGGTCTCTGTGTTCTTCATCCCAACCTTGTGTTTTCTAGTCCTGTCCTCATGCACCGACTGTGAAATACTCTTACTACAGTACATTACTCATTCAACTAACTAGATTCTTCATGCCTCCTTTACATGTAATTCTGCCTCTGTAGTTTTTACAAAATTGCCACATAACAATGAACACTAGTATGAGTTCTAAACCACCACAAAATATACAAATAAGACTGTGTAATGGTGCGGCACTAACCTCTTCTGGATTGGGATTTGCCGACAGGTCTTCCAGACATCCTATATTAGCTAAGACTGGAACTATGACCATGCCTGTCTGCAAATACAGAAAGAGAAACTTAATAGATGAGGAAGCAGTGGAGTGCAAAAGATCCCACGTGATAAAGTATACAACTCTTTCATGGATTCCCTATGTAACCCTTCTGGACCATGTCATATTCAATTTTTTTGCACATTTACCTTTTCCTCCCCATGCAATGTGGGTAAGCAAATGGAGCCAACTATGGAAACTGTCATCTTTCAATATGGCAGTTTGAGCCCAGCCTAAAAGATGTATGATATCCTGCCCTTCCTTCACGCCACATCTTGTCTATCTGAAATTATGTATAGTAACAGTGTTTCATGGAGAAAAAGAGAGAAAGCCACTGTATACCAATATCTGAAGAGTTTGACTGCTCTACAACAACAAAATCCAGGCCTGCTGAGGATAATTTAGATAGCATATTGTGAAGGAAGAGTTTCTCAGCCCTTCATACAGGTACTCAATTACCAATACAAGAGAACAAAAGCAAGTCTGGAGTCTGTTACATATAAACGGTTTCATAGGAAAGGTGAACAGTCCTGTACTCAAACTTCTAAATTatcataaaaaatattttataagtCTATTTAAAATACAGCTGAAAATAGGACCTACTGGCAAATATAAGTGTGTCTTCTACGCGTTTCAAACCATCATGTTTGAAAGAATGGTATATGACGACTAAGAACTGTTCCCATGGGATTACTTGAAACGTGTAGGCGGATCACGTTTATTTTGGCCAGGATGTCTTGTTTTTAACTGCATGAATTTTTAAATGCACTTAATAAAATATCTTTTTACGATCATTTGGAAGTTTCAGTGCAGGACCATCTCCCCTTTCCAGCTGAATTACTTTCATTAGTATCCAATTTCAACCCGGAGTTCCTTTTTGTCTTTACTCCATTTGTGGATCTAAATACCAGGAGGTAATTTCATATGAGGTGAGATGAAGAAACACTGTTTCTTTTTGTGTGTGCATGTTCCTTTTCTTACCCAGTCTGTGATGGGCTTCATTGCTCCCCAGACTGTGTTGCGAGACAGTGTTATTCCGAGTTCCTCCTGTGCTTCCCTTAGTGCTGTGCCGATCGCATCTTCATCTGATGAATCGAACTTGCCACCTGGAAAGCTGGAAACCAATACATGATATAGACCATGGAAACTTGGCATACATGTGACATGTTGTTTTGTGACATTTAAGCAGGATTTACATGGTTTCTGAAATATTATTGAGAAACATATTAGCAGCCTATAGGATACTCTAAATATTAACTTTTCTTATTACCATAAGAAATAAACCTTGGCAGAGCAGCAATGATCCTAAACAAGACCTCTCTTTAGAAGTCAGGATATGTTTAAAAGTCCTTTATCCATCAACAACACAAGAAGGTAAGGCTGTATATAGCATTAATTCGTTCCTGACTATGGATGATAGGGCTAAAGTAACATGTTCGGATGACAGCCTGCACATGAATTGGGCGAGATCCACACTTTTTCAGTGTAATTGCACTAAGACACTTTACATGTTACTTTAGTCTTATCATCCATAGTCAGGAACTAATTAATGCTATATACATACTTACAGTCTTGTGTTGTTGATGGAGAAAGAATTTGTGATTATACATATCCTGACTTCTAAAAAGACGTCTTGTCTAGGATCATTGCTGCTCTGCTAAGGTTTCTTTTTGATGGcataaaaaaagtcaatttttaggctatgtgcacacgttcaggatgtccggttttgctcgggaaatttctgcaagaaatccgcatgcgtttttttgcgctttttttcaggagcttcccaatgcattaaatagcgggaaaaacaagaaaaatccgccaaattaatgaacatgctgcgttttttaccgcaatgatcTTTTTTCGCGGACAAAAAAAGGcatcgtgcacaaaaattgcggaatgcattctaaatgatgggatgcataatgtatgcgtttttatagcgaaaaatccgcaacgtgtgcacacagccttagagtatCCTTCGGGCCAGACCTAGGTAAAGTGCGGGCTACATCTGGCCTCCTGGCTGTTCCAAGTCTGGCCCGTGGACCGAGAGGCTGAAAACGGTGGCCCACAGGCCGCAATGTGCCCGCTCGCTGCCTCTCTCCATCTGCGCTGACTGCATTGGTGGAATAGAGGCCTCCAGATCCTTCACCACCAATTAGCATGTGAAACAGCAGATGCAATAACATAATGTCAACATGTCAGTTGTGTATTGTAGCGAGTCAGCGCAATGGAGACAGAAGCATAGCAGAGCGCCATGGGAATGGGAGAaaggtatgtgtgttttttttaatttatgtgtatgggatgtttcactgcacatggggaggctagggGGTcttatggacatggggaggctgtttggggctcatatTGTAGCCAAGGGGCGGCTGTGTGGACCTCAGatgctggacatgaggaggctgggtggcgctcatatgctggacatggggaggctgtgtgggcaccacatggtggccatggggaggctAGGTGGGCATCACCTGGTGGCCATGGGAAGGCTGGGTGGGCCTCATAGGCTATATCAAAGGGGCAGTATTCAGGTTCAaatggtatatagggggatgtccgcatacttaattctgctcaatattaagtgatataacTATAATtatgttgatattaatattgagcctatttaatttcagcctattggtttggccgtccacaacagtcacagtcttTCATGTGGCcactcaggaaaattaattgcccacccctgctctacgCTGATAATATATTATATGGTTACACCGAGGAGGTGCCCTGTTCTATAGAAAGCAAGGGCTTCTGCTTTATATTGATTACTTATGGAGAAAAACCCTAGAAAAAAGTCATAAAAACACCAGTACTCCGAGAGCACAGCAAGAGATTAGCTGGTTAGGAGACCTTCTTAACAATGGTGGTGGTAACAAAGGAGCCCATTACCAAAGCTacagacaataaatgacttcaggtTGGTTGAGCCTCAGACACATTGTCACTCTATGCCCCTGCAGAGCAGAAGGCCCACCTACCTTACATCTCCCTTATGTCTCCCTTTAAGCTTAGATGATCTCAGGGTGTACAGAAAGGCAGGAGCACCTCGAGAAGTGCATAACGTCACCAGGACCCCTGCTGACACCTTCTGAGGCAGAGCGTTCTTGCCCAGTATCTGTCGGCACCTCTGCTCTGTTTCCGCAGTCAGGACTTCATTGGGAAGTTGCTGGTAATCCTTTGTGCAGAGACCACGGCTCAAGAAGGCTGGACGCAGAAACATTGGTTTCTAGAAGAGAATAGTGACAAGCATGTGCATCATAAATAGAAATGTTCTTGATGCACTCCTACATACAGTCTATACATAATTGTCCTCTACCTAACTAATCCAATTAAAGGATTTTTAATAACTTCTTTTGCACTGCTTGCCAGGGACACTACGcttctgatgattgacagttcataGAAGCATCATGGTTGCACTGATATCCCAAACTGTGTGCCCTCCCAGGCTGCAAGCAGAGGCAGAGAGCAGAAGTGTCACAAAAGCTGTCCAGATCCAGTGATCTGAGtggcttcagagcagcgcttacaagctccatTTGAAAGACTTTGTAAGTGCGGCAATCCTTGCTTAGTAAACCGGCTAGCACTTTGCAACTCTGACCATTTATGAGGATGAGACTAGCTTAAGGGTGGAGCTCAGTAACAACCAACAAGGCCTCCATTACACCTTCTGCAAAGTTGTTATAGTGTGCAAATTGGAATGGAGAAGGGCAATAATGGCAGTTCTTGTGGTGGTCACAGCTTCCagaa contains:
- the NUDT8 gene encoding mitochondrial coenzyme A diphosphatase NUDT8 isoform X2, with the translated sequence MFLRPAFLSRGLCTKDYQQLPNEVLTAETEQRCRQILGKNALPQKVSAGVLVTLCTSRGAPAFLYTLRSSKLKGRHKGDVSFPGGKFDSSDEDAIGTALREAQEELGITLSRNTVWGAMKPITDWTGMVIVPVLANIGCLEDLSANPNPEEVESLLTLPLSLACTSSSRGYTCFRQRGRYAYTLPVFQLPGHKVWGLTAMMTDSALSLLFPGSYRSVLSGSRIR
- the NUDT8 gene encoding mitochondrial coenzyme A diphosphatase NUDT8 isoform X1, producing MSARCLPDKWRLVSASSKPMFLRPAFLSRGLCTKDYQQLPNEVLTAETEQRCRQILGKNALPQKVSAGVLVTLCTSRGAPAFLYTLRSSKLKGRHKGDVSFPGGKFDSSDEDAIGTALREAQEELGITLSRNTVWGAMKPITDWTGMVIVPVLANIGCLEDLSANPNPEEVESLLTLPLSLACTSSSRGYTCFRQRGRYAYTLPVFQLPGHKVWGLTAMMTDSALSLLFPGSYRSVLSGSRIR